In one Silene latifolia isolate original U9 population chromosome 10, ASM4854445v1, whole genome shotgun sequence genomic region, the following are encoded:
- the LOC141606722 gene encoding uncharacterized protein ycf20 — MALAMIISPVSLVNYGLHPTSKILYHSFVRRTSSSSSSSLRVRPIQAVQDNQGPRRLVDIIRTVPDISRNYFKSPSRRALFGGIALLGGFYVAQTISLSFGALGVNDVIAAVLCVILTEFSTKFYYSRSKVTFPIALLNNFKMGFTYGLFIDAFKLAS, encoded by the coding sequence ATGGCACTTGCAATGATTATAAGCCCTGTGAGCCTTGTTAATTACGGTTTACATCCAACATCAAAGATCTTATATCACAGCTTTGTGAGACgtacttcatcatcatcatcatcatctctacGTGTCCGTCCTATCCAAGCTGTGCAAGATAATCAGGGCCCTAGAAGATTAGTAGATATTATCCGCACTGTACCTGACATATCACGAAACTATTTCAAAAGTCCTTCTCGGAGGGCTCTCTTTGGAGGGATCGCCTTATTAGGTGGTTTTTAcgtggcacaaaccatttctttATCTTTTGGAGCTTTGGGGGTGAATGATGTGATTGCTGCCGTATTGTGTGTTATCCTTACCGAATTTTCTACCAAGTTCTATTATAGTCGATCAAAGGTAACCTTCCCCATTGCCCTTCTCAACAATTTCAAGATGGGATTCACTTATGGTCTATTCATCGATGCTTTCAAACTCGCTAGTTGA
- the LOC141606723 gene encoding calcium-dependent protein kinase 17 gives MASSINSKPCRCFKSANLKETILNAKETSRLKDRYVLGEQLGWGQFGVIRSCADKFSGEMLACKSIAKDRLVTQDDVRSIKLEIEIMSRLSGHPNVVDLKAVYEEEDFVHLVMELCAGGELFHQLEKNGRYSELKAKTLFRHLMQVVLYCHDNGVVHRDLKPENILLATKASSSPIKLADFGLATYIMPGQSLHGTVGSPFYIAPEVLSGGYTQAADVWSAGVILYILLSGMPPFWGKTKSKIFDAVRAADLRFPSEPWDHISKSAKELIRKMLCIDPLKRLTAQQVLAQSWMEEVPTANEDLYEQDVSCSGTLEARADSFSVTFIARDRDISFDTRSPAICEPQSPTFSCKSSFSAFRFEPATPITSGFSFGSNEECKSGDVEFASPFPSMPSFTFFSPMVKQESHSEVFSSNKGSLDTVHTGADVDERLGKPDTSLYSRTDNTEKQKSLESKMTEVTGVRILGIHNKRNRTISLGEFDQLDIVVTDTVIRWASCTNLPTASSLRSSLVC, from the exons ATGGCTTCATCTATAAATAGCAAGCCATGTCGTTGTTTTAAGTCAGCAAACTTGAAGGAGACAATATTGAATGCCAAGGAGACGTCGAGATTAAAAGATCGTTATGTTCTAGGAGAGCAGTTGGGGTGGGGGCAATTTGGTGTTATCCGGTCATGTGCTGATAAGTTCAGCGGGGAGATGTTGGCTTGCAAGTCAATTGCAAAAGATAGATTGGTAACCCAAGATGATGTCCGGAGTATTAAACTTGAGATTGAGATTATGAGTAGATTATCGGGTCACCCAAATGTGGTTGATCTCAAAGCAGTTTATGAAGAGGAAGATTTTGTGCACTTGGTGATGGAACTTTGTGCCGGTGGAGAATTGTTCCACCAGTTAGAGAAAAACGGTAGATACTCGGAATTAAAGGCGAAAACCCTTTTCCGGCATTTGATGCAAGTGGTCTTGTACTGTCATGATAATGGCGTGGTTCATAGAGATTTGAAGCCAGAAAATATATTATTAGCAACAAAGGCATCTTCGTCTCCTATTAAGTTGGCAGATTTTGGTCTTGCAACTTACATCATGCCAG GGCAGAGCCTACATGGGACAGTCgggagtccattttatatagcTCCCGAAGTTCTGTCCGGAGGTTATACACAGGCTGCAGATGTGTGGAGTGCCGGTGTAATTCTCTATATTCTTTTGAGTGGTATGCCACCCTTTTGGGGGAAGACAAAGTCTAAGATATTTGATGCTGTTCGAGCAGCTGATTTGCGATTCCCGTCTGAACCATGGGATCATATATCAAAATCTGCCAAGGAGTTGATCAGGAAAATGCTATGCATAGATCCTTTGAAGCGCTTGACAGCTCAGCAGGTTTTAG CACAATCTTGGATGGAAGAGGTTCCAACCGCCAACGAAGACTTGTATGAACAGGATGTGTCCTGCTCTGGGACACTGGAAGCTCGAGCAGACTCATTTTCAGTCACGTTTATTGCCAGAGATCGAGATATAAGTTTCGATACTAGATCTCCTGCAATATGTGAACCCCAATCACCAACATTCTCATGCAAATCATCTTTCTCAGCATTCCGTTTTGAACCAGCCACGCCTATAACGAGTGGATTTTCTTTCGGTAGCAATGAAGAATGTAAATCCGGTGATGTGGAGTTTGCTTCACCGTTCCCTTCGATGCCTAGCTTCACATTCTTTAGCCCCATGGTTAAGCAAGAAAGTCATTCTGAAGTCTTTTCCAGCAACAAGGGAAGCCTCGATACAGTTCATACAG GGGCGGACGTGGATGAACGACTTGGCAAACCCGATACTTCTCTTTACTCGCGAACTGACAATACAGAGAAGCAGAAGTCACTAGAGTCCAAGATGACTGAAGTCACCGGCGTCAGGATTTTGGGCATCCACAACAAAAGGAATAGAACGATTAGTCTTGGCGAGTTTGACCAGCTCGATATTGTGGTGACTGACACGGTTATCCGATGGGCGTCATGCACCAATCTACCTACCGCCTCATCACTCAGGTCTTCTCTTGTATGTTAA
- the LOC141606724 gene encoding uncharacterized protein LOC141606724, translating to MKFCNWFFFLSALFGIAFAATIKASEGDADPIYRDCVEHCELTGCVGSECFQLCQFTADGNISDGQWYLQEPLYLKWKQWDCRSDCRYNCMLTREEERRIFGEKPNKYYGRWPYLRVYGIQEPVSVALSALNLAVQFHGWISFFILVYYKLPMMHNQKTYYEYTSLWHMYGISAMNCWFWAAVLHSRDLDVTEKLGYSSSVTLLGFGLVLAIFRVFSLKNEAVKVMVGAPIIALVITHILYLNFYYLDHGLNTKVCSAMGVAQFLVWAVWTGICPHPSRWKSRVVVFGGALSILLLIYDFPPYWGYVDAHALWHATTIPLSYLWWSFVKDDAEYITLIRSKKDE from the exons ATGAAGTTCTGTAATTGGTTCTTCTTTTTGTCTGCTTTATTTGGCATTGCTTTTGCTGCCACCATTAAAGCTAGTGAAGGTGATGCTGATCCTATTTACAG GGATTGTGTGGAGCACTGTGAGTTGACTGGCTGTGTTGGAAGCGAATGCTTTCAGCTTTGCCAATTCACTGCTGATGGTAACATTTCTGATGGTCAATGGTACCTCCAAGAACCACTTTATCTCAAATGGAAACAATGGGATTGCCGTAGTGATTGCCGATACAATTGTATGCTCACAAGGGAGGAAGAAAGGAGAATATTTGGAGAGAAGCCTAACAAGTATTATGGTAGATGGCCGTATCTCCGTGTTTATGGGATCCAG GAACCCGTTTCTGTTGCTCTTTCTGCGCTTAATCTTGCTGTACAATTTCACGGCTGGATATCTTTCTTCATTCTTGTTTACTACAAGCTGCCAATGATGCATAATCAGAAAACATACTATGAGTATACTAGCTTGTGGCATATGTATGGTATTTCAGCAATGAACTGTTGGTTTTGGGCGGCTGTTCTCCATAGCCG AGATCTGGACGTGACAGAGAAGCTAGGTTACTCATCTTCTGTCACATTGCTTGGGTTTGGTCTGGTATTGGCAATATTTCGAGTTTTTAGCCTAAAAAATGAAGCTGTTAAGGTTATGGTTGGTGCCCCTATTATTGCGCTCGTGATAACTCACATCTTGTACCTGAACTTCTACTACCTCGACCATG GTTTGAACACGAAGGTGTGCTCAGCCATGGGCGTGGCTCAGTTTCTGGTGTGGGCAGTTTGGACTGGAATATGTCCGCATCCTTCACGTTGGAAGTCACGAGTAGTAGTATTCGGGGGAGCTCTTTCCATCCTCCTACTGATTTATGATTTCCCGCCTTACTGGGGATACGTGGATGCCCATGCTCTCTGGCACGCGACCACCATACCCCTTTCTTACCTTTGGTGGAGCTTTGTCAAGGATGATGCCGAGTACATCACATTGATTCGATCAAAGAAAGACGAGTAA